A window of Mixophyes fleayi isolate aMixFle1 chromosome 10, aMixFle1.hap1, whole genome shotgun sequence contains these coding sequences:
- the LOC142103590 gene encoding uncharacterized protein LOC142103590, which translates to MGRSTERGSQEVIRDIGEDKETQEGDTSCREEAEEGSEDRLLQEEVVMRDARNLGKSERGSLEIIRCYSEDSSPQYPTGMQLEDGAALGLTRSYTDEEKYWGKGNCDSCPREVTSGNGGCDGEKHSQEVVSDYNWHISNGSHSNGQIIHQESNNYRKEGSGQQDLISELQYDSSVGGGGEKDQKEMYKERDEKDQGEMHVLDRCQLDKQILQKRQRKSKSSKEKKRGRVSGGRIDVGQGAGHQRMEESGFQDLYRGHSVEEEDIPQDTGDGCSEGNSQCVLNSCRTEVTNLKISKEGLRERGEINGNKGEQVGTEMRGSKEVLFVPKEKNDLEVVKSYREEIPESRKNHKGCSECYVSYREEFRSPGNGSSGSGEGNEMDQGAKSRCYMEVLYTAC; encoded by the exons ATGGGGCGCAGTACGGAGAGGGGCTCCCAGGAGGTGATCCGGGACATCGGGGAGGACAAAGAGACTCAGGAGGGAGATACAAGCTGCAGGGAAGAGGCCGAGGAGGGGAGTGAGGACAGGCTCCTGCAGGAGGAGGTGGTAATGAGGGATGCACGGAACCTCGGGAAATCAGAGCGGGGGTCTCTGGAAATAATCAGGTGCTACTCAGAGGATAGCTCTCCCCAGTATCCCACCGGGATGCAGCTAGAAGACGGTGCTGCTCTGGGCCTGACCAGGAGCTACACAGATGAAGAGAAATATTGGGGAAAGGGCAATTGTGACAGTTGCCCCCGGGAGGTGACAAGTGGAAACGGGGGGTGCGATGGAGAGAAGCATTCCCAGGAGGTGGTCAGTGACTATAATTGGCATATAAGTAATGGAAGCCACTCTAATGGACAGATAATCCACCAAGAGAGCAATAATTACAGAAAGGAAGGGTCAGGCCAGCAAGACCTTATTAGTGAACTGCAATATGACAGCAGTGTTGGTGGAGGTGGGGAAAAGGACCAGAAAGAAATGTACAAAGAAAGAGATGAGAAGGACCAGGGTGAGATGCACGTGTTAGACAGGTGTCAATTGGATAAACAAATCTTACAGAAAAGGCAAAGGAAGAGCAAATCATCTAAGGAAAAGAAGAGAGGCCGGGTTAGTGGTGGTCGCATCGACGTTGGTCAGGGAGCTGGTCACCAAAGAATGGAGGAGAGTGGCTTTCAGGATCTgtacagggggcacagtgtagaaGAGGAGGACATACCtcaggatacaggagatggatgTAGTGAAGGAAACTCACAATGTGTTCTGAACAGTTGCAGAACTGAGGTAACAAACCTAAAGATTTCCAAAGAGGGactgagggagaggggagagattAATGGGAACAAAGGAGAACAGGTGGGTACAGAAATGAGGGGTTCAAAAGAGGTCCTGTTTGTCCCTAAGGAGAAAAATGATCTTGAGGTTGTGAAGAGCTATAGAGAAGAGATTCCTGAAAGTAGGAAAAATCATAAGGGGTGTTCAGAATGTTATGTGAGTTATAGGGAGGAATTTAGGAGTCCAGGAAATGGATCCAGTGGATCTGGGGAAGGAAATGAAATGGACCAAG GTGCTAAATCCAGGTGCTATATGGAGGTGCTGTATACTGCATGCTGA